In a single window of the Schistocerca americana isolate TAMUIC-IGC-003095 chromosome X, iqSchAmer2.1, whole genome shotgun sequence genome:
- the LOC124555006 gene encoding N-glycosylase/DNA lyase-like, producing MINLLEEPWYRLLCKRRDLNLQYTLGGGQSFRWKKINENEWWGIFCSRFWMLKQTDNFILYKVAKQVTPSKKCSVLLSELHEDLSLKKFLANLSTNSVTLSEEEKKLQICDTADELNGMLLCKYLRLDTNLEECYNRWGQRDPVFQKAASKCHGVRLLCQEPLETILTFICSSNNHIKRITSMIEKLCSLYGEEIGVIDGVKYFDFPDVEQLVAPSVHGTLAKAGFGYRAGFIHKSACMIQELGGYEWINKLKLLPYEAARKELVRLPGVGFKVADCICLMSLGHLNAVPVDTHIHQVAKQHYMKSLRNAKTLSNTLYLDIMKFFQDIHGPDAGWAQTVLFCADLKNIGNEQTPEENGTGETKTKKKRTK from the exons GTGGAAGAAGATTAACGAAAATGAATGGTGGGGAATCTTCTGCAGCAGATTTTGGATGTTAAAACAAACAGATAACTTCATACTATACAAAGTTGCTAAACAAGTCACACCTTCTAAGAAGTGTTCTGTTTTGCTTAGTGAGCTGCATGAAGATTTGTCTCTAAAAAAATTCCTTGCTAATTTAAGTACAAACTCAGTGACTCTtagtgaagaagaaaagaaacttcaaaTATGTGATACAGCAGATGAACTGAATGGAATGCTGCTCTGTAAATACCTTAGACTGGACACTAATTTAGAAGAGTGCTATAACCGTTGGGGTCAACGTGATCCTGTATTTCAGAAAGCAGCTAGCAAATGTCATGGTGTAAGACTTCTGTGTCAGGAACCACTAGAGACAATACTGACATTCATTTGTTCATCAAACAATCACATTAAAAG AATTACCTCCATGATAGAGAAATTGTGTTCATTGTATGGGGAGGAAATTGGGGTTATTGATGGTGTGAAGTATTTTGATTTTCCTGATGTAGAGCAGCTTGTGGCACCTTCTGTCCATGGTACACTGGCAAAAGCAGGATTTGGGTATAGAGCTGGCTTTATTCACAAATCAGCATGTATGATCCAAGAGTTGGGTGGATACGAGTGGATAAATAAGCTTAAGCTGCTGCCATATGAAGCAGCGAGGAAAGAACTTGTAAGACTGCCAGGTGTTGGCTTCAAG GTAGCAGATTGTATATGCCTTATGTCATTGGGCCACTTAAATGCAGTACCAGTGGATACACACATACATCAGGTTGCAAAACAGCATTATATGAAAAGTCTGCGAAATGCAAAAACGCTCTCTAATACTTTGTATTTGGACATTATGAAATTCTTTCAGGACATTCATGGCCCAGATGCTGGATGGGCACAGACG GTATTGTTTTGTGCTGATTTAAAGAATATTGGAAATGAGCAAACTCCTGAAGAAAATGGTACaggagaaacaaaaacaaaaaagaaacggaCTAAATAA